The DNA region CATGCTTCAAGGCTGGACGTCGagataatcttttttattttattttcattgtaTTCTGAAAGGAACAATATGATGCATTTTTTTTCCCTATTCTCAAGTGAAATCGTCTTCAAGATTTCACTTGCCATTTCAGTCTTAACTGTGGTTCATACTCACAAAACATGATCCTTCATTTGTGAGTAATATTACCTtagtgacaaatattttgatgtATGCTTCTCCTTTGACCACCATGGTAAATAATTTACTTAATTTTTTCAGGTACATTTCCCAAATGGTCATACAAAAATAGATTATttgtatcaaaatcacataattttttgTTGTCACTTAAAAGTCCACAATACTATATAACAAAATGATCGCCATAGCTCGACAATATAACTTCTtcggatttttaaaaaaaaatcttttttcacttttttaaaacACATGACCTTGAAAATTTACACAAGTGGAGATTCACCATAAGCTATCGtctgaaaaaaattattatttcttttatgttcTTTAGGATAAATTTtacaaagcaagaaaatattttttatcgaCCAGTATTAGTACAATAAGATAATTACAAAGCACAATACGAGAATAACTTGCCAAAGACCAGACAAATCTAAGTCCTCGAATGATTCAAAGCCATGGTTATTGTCATTTGtttagaaaaaagttaaaaagaaaatccTACCTAAAGTTATATTTTCAGACTATTGCAACTACGTGATTATCAATGTAATAGTATTGCAACTTTTAAGTGATAATTGTATAGTTTTGGCGTAAATCATGTTTCATTGTCAATTGTAGATAGATATCAACTTTAATCAATGTGTCCATGCTCAATTTGCGAACGAAAGATCCTAAtgtgtattaattttacattcCGCAGCATTTTGAAAAGAATGAGAAGATATCTTGAATTCCATAAAGAAATGTGAAATATTGTACATATCATTACCATTCAATGATGTTGATACCAATACCACAAACAACTGGTTGACGAAGATTTTTCACACTGGTACAATCAGGGGGAAATTTTGATGTCAATCACAATTCACAGATACAGCACACGTGATCAACAGCAACACCGACAAGATAAAATATCAGAGCATGTATAGGGTCTCGACTTCTCTTCAAGTTCTTGTGCTGTTGGCAGTGGTTCCATCCTGTACATACTGCTCCGCGCACAGCAGAACTCGTAAGAATTTCTGCATACTCCTTTACTAAATGGAAAGACTCTTTCCGGAGTGTTCCTGCAAGTCATTGCAAGTGTCAGTTCATGCTTGAATACAAGAAAATCCGGATGGTCATACATGTCTTCATTTGGTTTTCTAATATCAATCTAAATAACCCAAAACCTCGAAGGTTGTAACTACATCTGCATTCATGTTAAGCCAATATAAGAGGATATCATATTATTCAAAGCACTGGATCAAAGCAATCATGAAACATGCATGCTAcatctcaacaaaataaaatgatacaagaaatgaagaaataacCAACCTCAAATAGGGGATGCGCCGTCGTCTAAGAAGCTCATAGGTGGTCTGATTTGTCAAAATAAGATAGCTGTCCAATAAATTCATGTAAAAGTTCAGTTATTATTCCTGAAGTGGCATTTTAGAAATGTATTGGAGAGCAAACTTCACATGTCCAGTTAATGATACTGAAAAGAGCAAAGTACACTCCTTTTCGCTTTTCACAATTGCAGTTGAAATTTTATATTCTTACCGTGCAGGATCGGCTAAAAGGTAATTAACAAGACTAAAGAAGAACATCTGATGTTTTCTCATCCTGTTGGACCAGCAACTTAATCCATCGTTAACCAAACTAGAATGGGTAGCATGTCAAAGATTAGCACAAAGTTTGTCCTAAGTTTGAATGTGTTGTGACCTACCTCACAAGATCAAACCGAAGTGATATAAAGtccatttctttcctttttacaTGAAATATTCATTAAATTGCGACCATCATCACATCCCTTATCCATGAAATCTTAATAACCCACAGAAAACAGGGGGTTCCCAGAAGCCCACACAACTCAAGCAACACATTCAGGAACTAACACGACTTTTGAGAACTTAAAATGTAACAGATTCCAACAAAATCTAAACTACCAAATACTGCTAAGTAACAAGAGTTTACATACCAGTGATGAGAAATCTTACCTATGGAataggaggaggaggaggagaaagaagaggCAAATAGATAAAACAGCTAACAGCAAGATCACAATTGCATATGACCACCTGCAACAAAGCCATCGTCACGTTTGACATCATTTAGTTTTTATGAATTGCATGACTGTCATGAGAAGCCTCATCTTTTATGTGTTTGCATCAGATAAattcatactccctccgtcccaatttatgcgaTATAGTTTGACcaggcacgaagtttaagaaataaaggaaaacttttgaatcttgtggtctaaaataagccaaagatatttgtgtggaaatagatcatctcgttaagcgtaaaagggaaagtttaaagttaaattgttgctaAATAAGGatatgtatcattctttttgagacagactaaaaaagaaagtgtatcacataaattgggacagagggagtatacaGAAGTAACGCCAATCATCATGTCAGCACTGCCTTGTCACATCAGCTTAAGTTTTGTCCTCATCACGCAGCCCCTTCTTTTACTACTGTTACCATAGTTAATCTCTTAAAATTGGTTTTAGCAACCTTACGCAATCAAAGTAATGCCATACCAATCTTAGATGGCTTAAGGAACCTAAACAAGAACCACTACTCGAAAATTAAATCAGTCTAGATATTTTATCATTCTGTTTTCAATCTCCCAAGTTGAGTACAACAATGTGGTGCTCATATGCAATATCTCCCATCCTATCAAGTCTAATTTCCTTGTTCCCACTCAAATGTAACTTCAAGACAGTTCACTGAAAATGAAATTTCATCTGGATAAAACATATTTAGGACATCGGGATTGAGATCAAGATCGCTTAGTCATCTCTGCAACTGTCATTTTATAGCAACTAAATTATTATACCTCCTATGGTTATTCACACTCcgagttttctttgttttttcatCAGATTGTTCAATCAGGGTTAACCTTCTGTGACATGTGAAGAAGGCAATGCCAACAATGATTAAAGGTAAGGGCATTGCCTTTCCTGCAAGCTTCTTACATCTATAAAGAGGGACAGACATTTCATGCAACGACAAAATCAGATCTACTCGTCTGggttccatccaacaaaatttgGAGCTTCCTTTAAAGTAACAGTGCAAGAATCCACTTTTCACCAAGTTGAATCTCAAACGcagaaaaaagatgaaaaagagTACGGAATACACTTGTCAACTTTTCACTTACGCTAACGCAATTGAAGCCAACGTATCAAAATCTATCAACTATACCACAATCCCAAAAACAATTGGGTCACCTAATGTCTATAGGATTCATGATACTGTGACTATTTTTATGCTGACCGTTAACCTACTGCAGCCTCCTTCCTTTATCAGGAGTAGAGACCGACTACGCAAGGTAACATAGGTGAAGCTGAATTGAAAACTAACAAACTTCGGTTAGAAGTTCAGGCAGCATAAACCGTAAAATTTCACAGGTTCAATTTAAGTTGGACAGCAATGCAAATTATCCTTCTCTAGTATGCTTTGCCTAAATCTCCATCcgtattttctttttcagtgGAAGGAGTATATAATAGATTAAAAAGGGAAGACATATATTTCAATGACGAGATCCAAAACTccatcgtttttttttttttttttttttttttttttgaaactggtaatgCTAAAactccatctttttttttatgacagGAGGTTCGTAAAAGAAGAAGCCCTCAAAAGATAAAGCATTGACAGACAGATACATACCATGGCTTTGATACGTGAGACTTCAGGTATTGAATATATAAAGTGCCAGTCCAGAGGGACAAAGCTGTTTCCGAGAAAATATACCACCTGTTATACTTGGAAAAGTAAATAACTATAGCAAAGACCAATAACTTAAACCTTGAGAAATAAATATAAACGGGAATTTCCTGTAGAACAAAAGCACCATGTTTACATGGAAGTTAAACTAAACCactacaaaaagaaaagtatagtTTTGACATGTAAACAAAATGGCTATAGCCAGTTGAAAGCTCAGAAATCAAGTGTAGTTGCATGTTATAGACCCATAATCCTATTGCTTTGGCAGATTTGAtaacaatgaattaaaatggcTATAGCCAGTTGAAAGCTCAGAAATCAAGTGTAGTTGCATGTTATAGACCCATAATCCTATTGCTTTGGCAGATTTGATAACAATGAATTAGACATTTGAAAGCGTATTTCCTCCAAGAAGGAGACAAGCCCAACACTAGTGTCTCCAAGTCTTGCTGCACTCCATAAAATGCCCCAACATATCTACATGTGTTTCAAACTTATCAAACTCTGTTTTGACTTATCCAACTTCACCAACTTGCCATGGACATGTCCCCCTTCAAGTACAAATGCCAGTTTGTTAAGGAAAATATAATCttaaaatacattttttaattGTCAACTAACCCATAAAAGACACAGGATAACCCTTTGTTCCCATTTAATGACAAAACAACTGGGAAAAGGAATAAAGCTAAAAGAGAGGGATGCTGACAAATATACGTACGTATGTACGTTTTGTTTTCCAGAAACAAGGATTGCATCAAAAACATACATCTTTAAGCTTAAATGTATTTATGTTAAATCTGTTGGTCACAAGTCCAAATGGAGGGGGGTTGCACTAGATTAATAGCCTAGGCATATAGTGATTGTAAAACCTACAATGTTATATGGGAGTGAATGTCGAGACAAAACGAGTGTCACGAAAATGTGGATGTCAAAATGAATGTGCGACCAGAAAAAAGATTGTACAACATTAGAAATGATCACAATCGGTGGGAGGTGCAAGTTGTACATGTAGATGATAAAACAAGAGTTCACTTGAGATGGTCTAGACATGTCTTATGTCATGTGAAACAGTGGTATTGAAGGTATTAAACAAGATGAGGTAGACCTATAATCACATGGAAGGAAGTGGTCTCGGAAAACCTATCATATCTTGGAATCCATTCAGATTTAGCCCCAAATGGGATACAATAGAAGAACATCTATATGGGTGGATGCCAATTTAGGATAAAGGTTTAGTCATGCAGGTAAGTTCACATCACCTCCTTTTTTCCTGATAATCGTGTTCAGACCAGCTTGCGCACATatcgactaattccacggggtACCTGCTAACTCCAACCAACACAGATACCGAGTGCCTTTATCCACCAAGGCTTGGATAGATGGGAAAAATTTTCCTACTACTTTTGCCTCCAGTAGGATTTGAACCTCACATCCAAAATTCATTAGGAGTCTTTTGTGTCTTGTTAGAGATTTGTATGTCAGTAAAAAATGTGCAAAACTGCTAATGCTAGAGAACCTAAAGCTTTTAAATATTAGACAGATGCAGATCTAAATGGAGTGATGATTCATATAGCTGATCACAACTAGCTTGGGATTGTAGTTGCTGTAATTCATGTTATATCTTAATGTTTTATGAGACCTAAATGACCATTGCGTTGTAGCTGCATCAAATTTCCATTGCTTCAAGATAACATATAGAATCATCAACAAAATGAATCACCAATTTTAACTTCATATGAGTGAGGTTttctaaattctttttttctgtttttttttggtGGTGATGGTGGTGGGGGTTAAGTGCGGTTGGCTGGTGCACTTAAATGTCTTCAACTGAATTAGAAGAATACTTTTTCTTGAAGCAACAAATAACATGAGTGTATCACATTGGGGAACACTTGCTCACCAGAACCGGCAATGGTTACCCTTTCCTATGCATGTGCCAAGCCAAACACAGTGATGATCAAACTGGAGAACGCATTTGTCACAATCATAACAGTGCTTAGCTCGTGGAGGCTGGAGTTCAAGTAGAATAAAGATTATAACTCTGAAAAATTGTTAGCACAACTGGAACAAACATAACAGGAGAAGTTACCAGTACTTAACAAGACAAATAATCAATGGGAAGTCTCATTATTTAACCCACTTTCTCTTTTTATCTTTACCTGTTAACTTGACCTCTTTGATCTTTCCCAGTGGGAATGTTTGCTTGACAAAAGAGATAATTTGTTTAGGCAGGAGAATGTGCAAATATAAGGACCACGATGTGTAATTTGGCAGGACCATTAGATTTCAACTGCATAAGCTAATCTTTGCTGCATACAGTTACATATATTGAAAGAAAACAGAAGCAGTTTGAAGTAGTTTGAAGTTCCAAGCTAGCATCAAACACAAGATCACAAAATCTCCAAACACGGTCCAATCCAAAAATGCATCAATAAGACAAAGAATGTAGAAAATTATATGTTAGCATGCCATGCTCTGACATAAGAGttgcaaaaaaaagaagagaaaaaaggtaTAGACATGTTGTCCAAGTAAGAACTAGCCAAGCTCCGTTCACAAACATATGCACAAAAGATAGGACGAAGTTTGACTTCACCAATTCCAAAAGCAAGAGGGACTATCAATGTTCCATTTATCTCATACAACCAGCTGCACATTTATTGAGGATGCGTATACAGTAGAATAAGCCTCAATGAGAGTATAGCATTGTATggatggaatatgttggtaaaACAAGTAATGTTCACGAGAGAGAAACATGGGCAACGAATTTAAGGTCCAAAATTCAGCTCATTTCCTGCCAAAACCTATCACAGAGGTTCATGTCATATGGCTCGCATATCATGTAAATACTTTGGCTAATGCAAAGATACTCCCAATCATTACAAATCACCAGCAAGTACTTGAAATATTTGCTTTGCATACAAATGGAAGACAGAGTTAGGAGTTTCTACCTGCATTATATTACAGTAAGTGCAATTCACACTTCTGGAAAAGAGAACGAGAATTAGTTAGCAAGGGAACTTGATGAGAACACTA from Lycium ferocissimum isolate CSIRO_LF1 chromosome 2, AGI_CSIRO_Lferr_CH_V1, whole genome shotgun sequence includes:
- the LOC132034573 gene encoding protein S-acyltransferase 10-like isoform X3, giving the protein MVALCGGTLNGLSFFPFLSDPARRSTFCLKLALVMTHLTFVGVLFGFDKELIHKTIQDLWYTTVYLLLLVATLAQYFITSGSSPGYVLDAMRAINEIDASRNRASSTKDQPASSKNSSVVITIDRNQLEKSLLGSGTTSWAKLVMDMYSPGTSVRSVNCTYCNIMQPPRAKHCYDCDKCVLQFDHHCVWLGTCIGKGNHCRFWWYIFSETALSLWTGTLYIQYLKSHVSKPWWSYAIVILLLAVLSICLFFLLLLLLFHRNTPERVFPFSKGVCRNSYEFCCARSSMYRMEPLPTAQELEEKSRPYTCSDILSCRCCC
- the LOC132034573 gene encoding protein S-acyltransferase 10-like isoform X2; its protein translation is MVALCGGTLNGLSFFPFLSDPARRSTFCLKLALVMTHLTFVGVLFGFDKELIHKTIQDLWYTTVYLLLLVATLAQYFITSGSSPGKDQPASSKNSSVVITIDRNQLEKSLLGSGTTSWAKLVMDMYSPGTSVRSVNCTYCNIMQPPRAKHCYDCDKCVLQFDHHCVWLGTCIGKGNHCRFWWYIFSETALSLWTGTLYIQYLKSHVSKPWWSYAIVILLLAVLSICLFFLLLLLLFHSYLILTNQTTYELLRRRRIPYLRNTPERVFPFSKGVCRNSYEFCCARSSMYRMEPLPTAQELEEKSRPYTCSDILSCRCCC
- the LOC132034573 gene encoding protein S-acyltransferase 10-like isoform X1, translating into MVALCGGTLNGLSFFPFLSDPARRSTFCLKLALVMTHLTFVGVLFGFDKELIHKTIQDLWYTTVYLLLLVATLAQYFITSGSSPGYVLDAMRAINEIDASRNRASSTKDQPASSKNSSVVITIDRNQLEKSLLGSGTTSWAKLVMDMYSPGTSVRSVNCTYCNIMQPPRAKHCYDCDKCVLQFDHHCVWLGTCIGKGNHCRFWWYIFSETALSLWTGTLYIQYLKSHVSKPWWSYAIVILLLAVLSICLFFLLLLLLFHSYLILTNQTTYELLRRRRIPYLRNTPERVFPFSKGVCRNSYEFCCARSSMYRMEPLPTAQELEEKSRPYTCSDILSCRCCC
- the LOC132034573 gene encoding protein S-acyltransferase 10-like isoform X4, with protein sequence MVALCGGTLNGLSFFPFLSDPARRSTFCLKLALVMTHLTFVGVLFGFDKELIHKTIQDLWYTTVYLLLLVATLAQYFITSGSSPGYVLDAMRAINEIDASRNRASSTKDQPASSKNSSVVITIDRNQLEKSLLGSGTTSWAKLVMDMYSPGTSVRSVNCTYCNIMQPPRAKHCYDCDKCVLQFDHHCVWLGTCIGKGNHCRFWWSYAIVILLLAVLSICLFFLLLLLLFHSYLILTNQTTYELLRRRRIPYLRNTPERVFPFSKGVCRNSYEFCCARSSMYRMEPLPTAQELEEKSRPYTCSDILSCRCCC